One genomic segment of Trichococcus shcherbakoviae includes these proteins:
- a CDS encoding amino acid permease — protein MEQSFVREMTSKHLVMLSLGGVIGTGIFLSSGYLIQTTGSIGTIIAYLIGAFLVTLVMMCLGELSVHEPSTSSFHNYASKYIHPGAGFVVAWLYWLTWTVALGSQFITLAILSQRWFPGIPAWLWCIFFIGIIVLSNIIDVRWFSVSEFWMSLIKVLALAIFLILGLGGIFGFIPIQGNESAPLFSHLTENGWFPKGAGSVFLAILSANFAFSGAELIGVAAGETSDPKKNIPKAILQTIIILVVLFIGTIVVIGALLPDSAANLDESPVTVILNLMGIPYAADIMNLVLITVVLSGANSGVYAASRMLWSLANAGTLPKRFAKLSKRGLPIYGLLLTILGGLLSLFSSIYSADTVYLALVSISAFAVVAVWLSIAWAQLNFRKYYLKSGHKLDELAYQTPFYPIVPWLVIILCSVSIIGIAFDPNQRIALIIGIPFTILCFFYYQLFFSKKASVAIENQEVGELSDEF, from the coding sequence ATGGAGCAATCATTTGTAAGGGAAATGACATCAAAGCATTTAGTTATGCTTTCATTGGGTGGAGTTATAGGAACCGGAATCTTCTTGAGTTCGGGGTATCTCATTCAAACGACGGGTTCAATCGGAACAATCATTGCGTATCTGATCGGAGCATTTTTGGTGACGCTGGTCATGATGTGCTTGGGCGAACTGTCGGTCCACGAGCCCAGTACGAGTTCATTCCACAACTACGCTTCAAAATATATCCATCCCGGAGCAGGTTTCGTGGTGGCGTGGCTTTATTGGCTGACGTGGACAGTGGCATTGGGTTCGCAGTTCATCACCTTGGCGATTTTGTCACAACGCTGGTTCCCCGGCATTCCCGCATGGCTTTGGTGCATCTTTTTTATCGGCATTATTGTACTTTCAAACATTATTGATGTGCGTTGGTTTTCCGTCAGCGAATTTTGGATGTCGTTGATCAAAGTGCTCGCACTGGCAATTTTCCTTATCCTGGGTCTGGGTGGCATTTTCGGATTTATACCGATTCAGGGAAATGAATCAGCACCACTTTTCAGCCATTTGACGGAAAACGGTTGGTTTCCGAAAGGGGCAGGCTCCGTTTTCTTGGCGATCCTGTCGGCTAACTTCGCTTTTTCCGGTGCAGAACTGATCGGCGTAGCCGCTGGCGAAACGTCGGATCCCAAGAAAAATATCCCGAAAGCAATCCTGCAGACAATCATCATTCTCGTGGTTCTGTTCATCGGGACGATTGTTGTGATCGGTGCGCTGCTTCCGGATTCTGCGGCTAATTTGGATGAAAGTCCTGTGACCGTCATCCTTAATTTGATGGGTATCCCATACGCCGCAGACATCATGAACCTCGTCCTGATCACTGTAGTTCTTTCCGGCGCAAACTCCGGGGTCTATGCTGCATCGAGAATGCTTTGGTCACTGGCGAATGCAGGAACTTTGCCGAAACGCTTCGCGAAATTATCCAAACGTGGGTTGCCGATTTACGGGTTGTTGCTGACCATTTTGGGTGGGCTTCTCTCCCTGTTTTCCAGCATCTATTCCGCGGACACCGTTTATCTAGCTCTGGTATCCATCTCGGCATTCGCGGTCGTGGCGGTTTGGTTGAGCATCGCTTGGGCACAACTGAATTTCCGCAAATACTATCTGAAATCGGGGCATAAACTGGATGAACTGGCTTACCAAACACCATTCTATCCAATCGTTCCGTGGCTCGTCATTATCCTTTGCTCCGTTTCGATCATCGGCATCGCGTTTGATCCGAACCAGCGGATTGCCTTGATCATCGGCATCCCATTCACGATCTTGTGCTTCTTTTATTACCAGTTATTCTTCAGCAAAAAGGCTTCTGTAGCAATCGAAAATCAAGAAGTGGGTGAGCTTTCCGATGAATTTTAA
- a CDS encoding SDR family oxidoreductase produces the protein MAIKDKVVIITGASSGIGEATARLLASKGAKLVLGARREEHLRKLVDEIVQDGGEAIYHVTDVTKIEDNKKLVDLAKEKFGKVDVIFLNAGVMPNSPLSKLKTKDWHQMVDVNIKGVLNGIEAVLPEFVKQKSGHVITTSSVAGLKAYPGGAVYGATKWAVRDLMEVLRMESAMEGTNIRTATIYPAAINTELLETISDDKIAKDMGIIYKQYGISPDRVASVVAFAIDQPEDTNVNEFTIGPTIQPW, from the coding sequence ATGGCAATCAAAGACAAAGTAGTAATCATCACGGGAGCTTCTTCAGGGATCGGCGAGGCGACAGCCCGACTTTTAGCGAGTAAGGGAGCTAAATTAGTATTAGGCGCGCGCAGAGAAGAGCATTTGAGGAAATTGGTTGATGAAATCGTTCAGGATGGCGGGGAAGCTATTTATCACGTTACGGACGTCACCAAAATCGAAGACAACAAAAAACTGGTTGACCTGGCAAAAGAAAAATTCGGCAAAGTGGATGTCATTTTCCTGAATGCCGGCGTGATGCCGAATTCGCCTTTATCGAAGTTGAAAACGAAGGATTGGCATCAGATGGTGGACGTCAACATCAAAGGCGTACTGAACGGGATCGAAGCGGTCCTTCCGGAATTCGTGAAACAGAAATCCGGTCATGTGATCACCACATCATCCGTTGCGGGCCTTAAAGCCTATCCGGGCGGAGCCGTTTACGGCGCCACTAAATGGGCAGTCCGCGACCTGATGGAAGTGTTGCGCATGGAATCAGCGATGGAAGGCACCAACATCAGAACAGCCACGATTTATCCGGCTGCCATCAACACGGAATTGCTGGAAACCATCAGCGACGACAAAATCGCCAAAGATATGGGAATCATCTATAAACAATACGGCATCAGCCCAGATCGTGTGGCCAGTGTGGTCGCCTTCGCGATCGATCAGCCCGAGGATACCAACGTCAACGAGTTTACGATCGGACCAACTATCCAACCTTGGTAA
- a CDS encoding alpha/beta hydrolase: MEKSETYIHAPNKSIRAANGITYAYRELGKKTGIPIIFFTHLSANLDNWDPRIIDGIAKQHWVITFDNKGVGLSSGQVPGTIKEMAEDAIAFIKALGFRQIDILSLSMGGMIAQVLLELEPSLVRKVILTGTGPRGGKGIENVTKISNQDLVRAIFTLTDVKTYLFFTRTPNGKRKAKEFLARIKERKQNRDKMISLKGYRAQLRAINNWGKSNPADLSKITQPTLVVNGDADRMVPTENSYDLVKRLPNSKLVIYEDAGHGSIFQYHEEFTKEVIEFLGK; the protein is encoded by the coding sequence ATGGAAAAAAGTGAGACATATATTCATGCTCCAAATAAAAGCATCCGAGCAGCTAATGGAATAACCTATGCGTATCGGGAATTAGGGAAAAAGACAGGGATTCCAATTATTTTTTTCACGCATTTATCAGCGAATCTCGATAACTGGGATCCAAGAATAATCGACGGCATCGCAAAGCAGCATTGGGTGATTACTTTCGATAACAAAGGTGTAGGCCTATCCAGTGGACAGGTGCCGGGTACGATAAAAGAAATGGCCGAAGATGCGATAGCTTTTATTAAGGCACTTGGATTTAGACAGATTGATATTCTGTCCCTTTCGATGGGTGGGATGATCGCTCAAGTACTTTTGGAACTGGAACCATCTCTAGTAAGAAAAGTGATTTTAACCGGAACAGGTCCTCGTGGTGGAAAGGGGATTGAAAATGTAACAAAAATTTCCAATCAGGATTTAGTGCGGGCTATTTTCACATTAACAGATGTAAAAACATATTTATTCTTTACGCGCACACCAAATGGAAAGAGAAAAGCAAAAGAATTCCTGGCAAGAATTAAGGAACGAAAACAAAATCGCGATAAGATGATAAGCTTAAAAGGCTATCGTGCACAACTGAGAGCAATCAATAACTGGGGAAAATCGAATCCAGCGGATCTGTCAAAAATAACCCAACCGACTCTTGTCGTTAATGGTGATGCGGATCGGATGGTACCGACTGAGAATTCCTATGATCTGGTTAAACGCCTCCCAAACAGTAAACTTGTGATCTATGAAGATGCCGGTCATGGCTCAATCTTTCAATACCACGAAGAATTCACAAAAGAAGTGATAGAATTTTTGGGAAAGTAG
- a CDS encoding NADP-dependent oxidoreductase, producing the protein MKAVQIKKYSKKIETEVVEIPIPEISDHEVLVKVKVAAVNHLEILNITGSVKLIQDYEMPLTIGNELTGVIAEVGKLVSGFKKGDAIYTRLPLDKIGAFAEYVAVDAKAIWHLPKNLDFVTGAAAPLTGLTAYQGLHEELNAKAGQTVFIPGGSGSFGQMAVPIAKAMGLKVIVSGNPASREQILAAGATQYIDYTKENYWEILKGVDFVIDTLGADEFDRELSIIKPGGRLLSLRTGPNKQFAKDHGFPKWKQLLFALAGAKFDKKAKKHGVAYRFIFVRSDGSQLEEISKIIEENNIIPAVDPTEFTLNQVNEALRLVASGHPKGKVVIKVSD; encoded by the coding sequence ATGAAAGCAGTCCAAATCAAAAAATACTCGAAAAAAATCGAAACAGAAGTTGTAGAAATTCCTATCCCAGAGATTAGTGATCACGAAGTTTTAGTGAAAGTAAAGGTAGCAGCTGTCAATCATTTGGAAATACTGAACATCACAGGAAGCGTCAAGCTGATCCAAGATTACGAGATGCCTCTAACGATCGGCAATGAGTTGACAGGGGTCATTGCTGAGGTCGGAAAACTTGTTTCGGGATTCAAGAAAGGCGATGCGATTTATACGAGACTTCCGTTGGACAAAATCGGCGCTTTTGCTGAATATGTCGCTGTGGATGCCAAAGCGATTTGGCATTTGCCCAAGAATCTCGACTTTGTTACAGGGGCAGCTGCTCCTTTAACTGGCCTGACAGCGTATCAAGGGTTGCATGAAGAACTAAATGCTAAAGCCGGGCAAACAGTCTTCATTCCAGGTGGATCAGGGAGTTTCGGGCAAATGGCTGTTCCCATAGCTAAAGCCATGGGACTGAAGGTCATTGTCTCGGGGAATCCCGCTTCACGTGAACAGATCCTCGCTGCCGGAGCCACCCAATACATTGATTATACGAAAGAGAATTACTGGGAAATTTTAAAGGGAGTGGATTTTGTCATTGACACACTCGGCGCTGATGAATTCGATCGGGAATTGTCGATCATCAAACCTGGAGGAAGACTGTTAAGCCTGCGAACCGGGCCAAATAAACAGTTTGCAAAAGATCATGGATTTCCAAAGTGGAAACAACTGCTATTCGCTCTAGCGGGGGCTAAATTTGATAAAAAAGCTAAAAAGCATGGTGTGGCGTATCGTTTTATATTTGTCCGCTCAGATGGTTCACAGTTGGAAGAAATCTCAAAAATTATCGAAGAAAATAATATTATCCCGGCTGTCGATCCGACTGAATTTACGCTAAATCAAGTAAATGAAGCTTTGCGTCTGGTGGCGAGTGGACATCCAAAAGGGAAAGTTGTCATCAAGGTTTCCGATTGA
- a CDS encoding TetR/AcrR family transcriptional regulator produces MARSKEFNEEEALDKAMEVFWKQGYEKTSIQDLVDNMGIHRRSLYDTFGDKHSLFVQTLERYESLIAAQTRKQITEEMTTVESIRIIFELAIYSDNAYPKGCLMVNTAVELSLLDNEVSQRIQSAFKQTENLIADLLSKGQARGEVASSFDINELARYIHNALIGVRVLVKMTADPKEFDSTIDITLSILKNDQ; encoded by the coding sequence TTGGCCAGAAGTAAAGAATTTAATGAAGAAGAGGCCCTGGATAAAGCGATGGAAGTATTTTGGAAACAAGGCTATGAAAAAACTTCGATCCAGGATTTGGTAGATAACATGGGGATCCACCGCAGGAGTTTATATGATACGTTTGGAGATAAACATTCTCTTTTTGTACAAACTTTGGAACGCTATGAATCGCTTATCGCTGCTCAAACCAGGAAGCAGATAACAGAAGAGATGACCACTGTTGAGTCCATCAGAATAATATTTGAACTCGCCATCTACTCTGATAATGCCTATCCGAAGGGATGTTTAATGGTCAACACGGCAGTAGAGTTATCATTGCTTGACAATGAAGTTTCTCAAAGAATACAGTCCGCTTTCAAGCAGACTGAAAATTTAATAGCGGATCTATTGAGTAAAGGACAAGCAAGAGGGGAAGTTGCAAGTTCATTTGACATCAATGAACTCGCACGCTATATCCATAATGCGCTTATCGGTGTCAGGGTATTAGTGAAAATGACAGCAGATCCAAAAGAGTTCGATTCAACGATTGATATAACGCTATCGATATTGAAAAATGATCAATGA
- the zwf gene encoding glucose-6-phosphate dehydrogenase — MVKTNPVLIVLFGATGDLAQRKLYPSFFRLFRSGALAERFAVIGTARREWSDEHFRDVVSESIQSFQPTETEKAAFLSHFYYRAHDVSDVEHYVHLKELADRLDAKYDLDQNRMYYLAMAPQFFGPIVTHLKGQQIVTDKGFNRVVIEKPFGMDYASAEKLNNQITQVFPEEDIFRIDHYLGKEMIQNILAVRLTNPFLESSWNRDYIENVQITFAEELGVEERGGYYDHSGALKDMVQNHILQVLSLLAMEPLASISEANIQTAKIKALNDVRVYSPEEVRENFVRGQYAAGKLDGKEFVAYQEEPNVASGSKTETFVAGKFMVDNPRWNGVPFYVRTGKRLTEKGTRVNIVFKKVPVNPFDAEKDVPANDLTIYIQPTEGFALTMNRKEIGQGFNTQPIKLEYRHDSEMMENTPEAYERLTYDVILGDATNFARWEEVAQSWRIVDAIRETWDRDNEEIPKYAARTMGPKASFDLLSKENHEWAWRPDEWYRGRGLLEG; from the coding sequence GTGGTAAAAACAAATCCAGTATTGATTGTATTATTCGGCGCGACAGGTGATTTAGCCCAAAGAAAGTTATATCCTTCATTTTTCCGATTGTTCCGAAGCGGTGCGTTGGCAGAACGTTTCGCAGTGATCGGGACGGCAAGAAGAGAGTGGAGCGACGAGCATTTTCGGGATGTGGTTTCAGAATCGATTCAATCATTCCAGCCGACAGAAACGGAAAAAGCTGCTTTTTTAAGCCACTTTTATTATCGTGCGCATGATGTTTCCGATGTGGAACATTACGTTCATCTCAAAGAGTTGGCTGACAGATTGGATGCGAAATATGATTTGGATCAGAACCGGATGTACTATCTGGCGATGGCTCCGCAGTTTTTCGGACCGATCGTGACGCATCTGAAAGGTCAGCAGATTGTGACGGACAAAGGGTTCAACCGCGTCGTCATCGAAAAGCCATTCGGGATGGATTATGCATCAGCTGAGAAGTTGAATAATCAAATCACCCAAGTGTTCCCGGAAGAGGATATTTTCAGGATCGACCACTATTTGGGCAAAGAAATGATCCAGAATATTCTGGCCGTGCGTTTGACGAATCCGTTCCTGGAATCCTCGTGGAATCGTGATTACATCGAAAATGTTCAGATCACTTTTGCTGAGGAATTGGGCGTGGAGGAGCGCGGCGGCTACTATGATCACAGCGGGGCTTTGAAGGATATGGTCCAAAACCATATTCTGCAAGTGTTATCCTTGCTGGCGATGGAGCCGTTAGCTTCCATATCCGAAGCGAATATCCAGACAGCCAAGATCAAAGCGCTGAATGATGTGCGTGTCTATTCGCCGGAAGAAGTCCGCGAAAACTTCGTGAGAGGGCAGTATGCGGCAGGAAAATTGGATGGTAAGGAATTTGTTGCGTATCAAGAAGAGCCGAATGTCGCAAGCGGTTCGAAGACAGAAACGTTTGTAGCCGGCAAATTCATGGTGGACAATCCGCGTTGGAACGGAGTGCCATTTTATGTGCGTACCGGAAAACGCCTGACGGAAAAAGGAACGCGCGTCAATATCGTTTTCAAAAAAGTTCCCGTCAATCCATTTGATGCCGAGAAAGATGTCCCGGCAAATGATCTGACCATTTATATCCAGCCAACAGAAGGCTTTGCTTTGACCATGAACCGAAAAGAAATCGGGCAAGGATTCAACACGCAACCGATCAAATTAGAGTACCGCCATGACAGCGAAATGATGGAGAACACACCAGAAGCTTATGAACGTCTGACCTATGATGTGATTTTGGGCGATGCAACCAACTTTGCGCGTTGGGAAGAAGTCGCGCAATCCTGGAGAATCGTCGATGCGATCCGAGAAACGTGGGATCGCGACAATGAAGAAATTCCGAAGTATGCGGCAAGAACAATGGGACCAAAAGCTTCTTTTGATCTGTTGAGTAAAGAGAACCACGAATGGGCTTGGAGACCGGATGAATGGTACCGCGGGCGCGGATTGTTGGAGGGGTAG
- a CDS encoding NAD(P)H-binding protein codes for MKILILGAAGQISKMLTNRLLQETDAKLVLYARNANRRIATSDPSRITIIDGDFNDSAKLLEAMKDVEIVYLNDMNSPEATQTIIDAAKKSGVTKIIGATILGIYDEVIGEFGKWNARMVGRTGTNRHKESAKIIEDSGIDFTLLRLTWLYNQEGNEKYMVSQKGEPFIGAQVARQAIARLIMDIIENPTDHSNKSLGVSEPNTDFPKPSFY; via the coding sequence ATGAAAATATTGATTTTAGGGGCCGCAGGACAAATCTCGAAAATGTTAACTAACAGATTATTGCAGGAAACTGATGCAAAATTGGTTCTGTATGCCCGAAATGCGAACAGACGAATCGCCACCAGTGACCCAAGCCGAATCACGATCATCGATGGGGATTTCAATGATTCCGCTAAGTTGCTGGAAGCTATGAAAGATGTGGAAATTGTTTATCTGAATGATATGAATTCGCCTGAAGCTACCCAAACCATTATCGATGCCGCTAAAAAATCAGGCGTTACGAAAATAATCGGCGCCACCATTCTTGGGATTTACGATGAAGTGATTGGCGAGTTCGGCAAATGGAATGCCAGAATGGTCGGCCGCACAGGCACAAACCGCCACAAAGAGTCGGCGAAAATCATCGAAGATTCCGGGATTGATTTTACATTGTTGCGCTTGACTTGGCTTTACAATCAGGAGGGCAATGAAAAGTATATGGTCAGCCAAAAAGGCGAACCTTTCATAGGTGCGCAAGTGGCTCGCCAAGCGATCGCGCGGTTGATCATGGACATCATTGAAAATCCGACTGATCATTCAAACAAAAGCCTGGGCGTCAGCGAACCCAACACAGATTTTCCGAAACCATCGTTTTACTGA
- a CDS encoding TMEM175 family protein has product MDKDRLIAFTDAILAIIMTILVLELQEPETLSLQGLWALKGSYSAYTLSFFWLGTMWIGLHNEWQDVKKISIPVIWYSLSILFFSSLFPYVTKIVSNHFDDSFAQGLYGVIVVLTTLSNILLSDSLVKANAENEMLRRKISFQKRWLTIDLLIKGIGFIIAITVYPPAMMISVLLVAVFLALPAHMKEVEHLYEKHFLILSRGVFLVLQLEFSDVHLKRTALLKSLRLTWSELQGLH; this is encoded by the coding sequence ATGGACAAGGACAGGTTGATTGCTTTTACGGATGCGATTCTGGCTATCATCATGACTATTCTGGTTTTGGAGTTGCAGGAACCGGAGACCCTCAGTTTACAAGGATTGTGGGCGCTGAAAGGCAGTTATTCCGCCTATACTCTTTCCTTCTTTTGGCTCGGAACAATGTGGATTGGCTTGCACAATGAATGGCAGGACGTTAAAAAGATATCCATACCGGTCATTTGGTACAGCCTGTCCATCCTATTCTTCTCATCGCTCTTTCCTTATGTGACGAAAATTGTCAGCAACCATTTCGATGATTCCTTTGCCCAAGGGCTGTATGGCGTCATCGTAGTGCTGACCACTTTAAGCAATATCTTATTGAGCGATTCGCTGGTGAAGGCGAATGCTGAAAATGAGATGCTCCGGAGAAAAATTTCCTTCCAAAAAAGGTGGCTGACAATCGATTTGCTGATAAAAGGCATCGGCTTCATCATCGCCATTACCGTCTATCCGCCTGCAATGATGATCAGTGTTTTGTTGGTTGCAGTATTTCTTGCCCTGCCTGCCCATATGAAAGAAGTGGAACATCTATACGAAAAGCACTTCCTGATATTATCAAGAGGTGTTTTTCTCGTTTTACAACTTGAATTCAGTGACGTCCACTTGAAAAGAACAGCCCTATTGAAAAGTTTGCGATTGACTTGGAGTGAACTTCAGGGTCTACACTGA
- a CDS encoding nuclear transport factor 2 family protein, with translation MDEQQIIALYRAVNQAMVAKDIDKLDRILADGMHLVHMTGYDQTKDEWFAQIRSEQMRYYSTKEENIKDIKIEGNKASFIGQSRVDARIYGSRHTWRLQVKNFFEKRNGEWIIVRQEASTY, from the coding sequence ATGGATGAACAACAAATTATTGCCTTGTACCGCGCGGTGAATCAAGCGATGGTTGCCAAAGACATAGACAAGCTGGATCGGATTCTTGCAGACGGCATGCATCTGGTCCATATGACGGGATATGACCAGACTAAAGACGAATGGTTTGCACAAATCAGAAGCGAACAGATGCGCTATTATTCGACCAAAGAAGAGAACATCAAGGACATCAAAATCGAGGGCAATAAAGCGAGCTTCATCGGGCAAAGCAGAGTGGATGCGCGCATCTATGGTTCACGCCACACTTGGAGACTACAGGTCAAAAATTTTTTTGAAAAGCGGAACGGGGAATGGATTATTGTCCGGCAAGAGGCCAGCACGTATTAA
- a CDS encoding sugar O-acetyltransferase, giving the protein MVTDQKQPRILQQALNGERIVANDPQLALISEIVSLNDKLLAEFNSANDRTTAKSLLNQITGKIVPVSSTIKAPFQTDFGRHIFVGENVFINRDCMFVDLGGIYIEDDVLIGPRVTLVSVNHFEDPKQRRDLLPKAVRIKSNAWIGAGATILPGVTVGKNAIVGAGSVVTKNVPDNAVVAGVPAKYIRDIHID; this is encoded by the coding sequence TTGGTAACAGATCAGAAGCAACCAAGAATTTTACAACAAGCGTTGAATGGAGAACGGATAGTGGCTAACGATCCGCAGCTTGCACTAATTAGTGAAATTGTTTCCTTAAACGATAAATTACTGGCAGAATTTAATTCTGCCAACGACCGAACGACAGCTAAATCACTGTTAAATCAGATTACAGGAAAAATTGTGCCTGTTTCATCAACTATCAAGGCACCATTTCAAACTGATTTTGGTCGTCATATTTTTGTTGGTGAAAATGTATTTATAAATCGGGATTGCATGTTTGTTGATTTAGGCGGTATTTACATTGAGGATGATGTGTTGATTGGACCTCGAGTCACATTAGTTTCCGTTAATCATTTTGAAGACCCAAAACAAAGAAGGGACTTGCTTCCAAAGGCAGTGCGTATTAAAAGTAATGCTTGGATTGGAGCTGGCGCCACTATTTTGCCGGGGGTTACTGTTGGCAAGAATGCGATAGTTGGTGCTGGTTCAGTCGTCACAAAGAATGTTCCTGACAACGCGGTAGTTGCGGGAGTACCTGCAAAATATATTAGAGATATCCATATTGATTGA
- the fic gene encoding protein adenylyltransferase Fic has translation MLDNKLGITNQVELAKAEERISKANAKRLYDSGDINNLEIGTYKGLTDIHKYLFDDIYDFAGKIRTVNISKGNFRFAPVRYLEVALNHIDSMPQSTIEEIVAKYVEMNIAHPFREANGRSTRIWLDLILKKELGKVVDWNLIDKDNYLSAMERSPVNDLEIRYLINNALTTSIDDREVYMKGIDVSYYYEGYTEYTTDDL, from the coding sequence GTGTTAGATAACAAATTGGGAATAACGAATCAAGTTGAATTAGCGAAAGCGGAAGAACGAATTAGTAAAGCCAACGCAAAACGTTTATATGATTCCGGTGATATCAATAATCTGGAAATCGGTACATACAAAGGTTTAACAGATATTCATAAATATTTGTTTGATGATATTTATGACTTTGCGGGAAAGATCCGTACCGTGAATATTTCGAAGGGAAACTTCAGATTTGCACCCGTTAGGTACTTGGAAGTTGCTTTGAATCACATTGACAGTATGCCACAATCCACTATTGAGGAAATTGTAGCGAAATATGTTGAAATGAACATTGCGCACCCTTTTCGTGAAGCAAATGGACGCAGTACACGCATCTGGTTGGACTTGATTCTAAAGAAAGAACTGGGAAAAGTTGTAGACTGGAACTTAATCGACAAAGATAATTATCTGTCTGCCATGGAACGCAGCCCCGTCAATGACTTGGAAATCAGATACTTGATCAATAATGCCTTGACTACGTCAATTGATGATAGGGAAGTCTATATGAAAGGTATTGATGTCAGTTACTATTATGAAGGATACACAGAATATACAACTGATGATTTGTAG
- a CDS encoding Lrp/AsnC family transcriptional regulator, protein MDVLDRKILNIMQKNSRITVKQIAEECFISSPSVSVRLQNLEGLGYIRTYQAVLDHQKLGFLIKAYVNCAVPAKDKKDFYRYIEEIPNVVECDCITGDYSMLLKVYYSNTIELDEFITDLQRFGDTKTHIVFSTNVGPRGLQIQINE, encoded by the coding sequence ATGGATGTATTAGATCGGAAAATTTTGAATATTATGCAAAAAAACAGCAGGATTACTGTAAAACAAATTGCTGAAGAGTGTTTCATTTCGTCTCCTTCCGTGTCCGTGCGTTTGCAGAATTTGGAGGGTCTTGGGTATATCCGCACGTATCAAGCTGTTCTTGACCATCAGAAATTGGGCTTTTTGATCAAGGCCTATGTGAACTGTGCAGTCCCGGCAAAAGACAAAAAAGATTTTTACCGCTACATCGAAGAAATCCCCAACGTCGTGGAATGCGACTGCATCACGGGTGATTACTCGATGTTATTGAAGGTCTACTATTCCAACACGATCGAGCTTGATGAATTCATCACTGACCTGCAACGCTTTGGCGACACAAAAACGCATATTGTCTTTTCAACAAATGTCGGTCCCCGCGGACTGCAGATCCAAATAAACGAATAA